A genomic region of Azoarcus sp. KH32C contains the following coding sequences:
- a CDS encoding HPF/RaiA family ribosome-associated protein: MRIDLQCNGVEAPATLRDYVVRRMGFAIGRFRDHIQWARVKLADVNGPRGGVDKRCVVQLRLRNRPDVIFAITEMELRSAIDRAAERVAHVLVRRLGRGRRPMRDTAVLAEVVPAT; encoded by the coding sequence ATGCGTATCGATCTGCAATGCAATGGTGTCGAGGCTCCGGCCACGCTGCGTGACTACGTCGTGCGGCGGATGGGATTCGCAATCGGGCGGTTCCGGGATCACATCCAGTGGGCCAGGGTCAAACTCGCAGATGTGAATGGTCCGCGCGGCGGTGTCGATAAGCGTTGTGTGGTACAACTGCGCCTTCGCAATCGGCCGGACGTGATTTTCGCGATTACCGAGATGGAGCTGCGTTCGGCGATCGACCGGGCCGCGGAGCGGGTTGCCCACGTGCTGGTGCGCCGTCTGGGGCGGGGCCGCAGGCCCATGCGGGACACGGCCGTGCTGGCCGAAGTGGTGCCCGCGACCTGA
- a CDS encoding HAD-IC family P-type ATPase: MSARHDWHTLSAAEAASTLDVTPEFGLAAEDADARLARFGPNRLAEAPPRPAWRKFLDQFRNLLIVVLLFAAALAWAVGDLKDTIVIVVVVLLNATLGFHQEHRAERTIAALKGMLAAQARVRRGGQPVDVDATTLVPGDIVLLEAGDRVPADGRILVAHALEIDEATLTGESHPVAKIAAPLDAPELPLGDRVNMLYMNTVVTRGRAEMLVSATGMSTETGQLAGMIATAPQSPTPLQRQLDVLGKKLATIAGAVVLLILVLDTARGLPWTQAALTGVALAVAAIPEGLPAVVTVTLAIGMWRMAQNRAILRKLSAVEALGSTTVICSDKTGTLTLNQMTARAGWFAGRRFEASGEGYTLAGDITGHEREALRPLLLPMALCTDSRVHEGRLVGDPTEGALWVLACKGGLDCTGEQAHAPRIAEIPFDSAHKFMATFHHAGDSVVMLIKGAPDVLLARSSCWLGEDGDRPLDDVARGRIRDENEGLAGAALRVLAVAQRAIPATDFDPAGDLWQWAENWTFLGLAGLMDPPRPEAADAIRRCHEAGIRVKMITGDHRITAAAIGRELGLDGEVTDGAALDALDDAALVQRIEAIDIFARVSPAHKVRIVAALKARGHVVAMTGDGVNDAPALKAADIGIAMGRTGTAVTREAATMVLTDDNFATIERAVEEGRVIYDNIVKFVRFQLSTNIGAILTVLAATLAGLPTPFSAIQLLWINIIMDGPPAMTLGLEPARSGIMRVPPRPPGAAILSLPRLFRLALYGATMMAGTLWLFHEGLASHDHRYALTLAFTTFVLFQFFNVFNARSEFGTAFNRQFLANGQLWLVLAGVLALQVLVVNWPPAQRIFGTTALHWQDWLRAALIASSVLFLDEARKLALRLVWRG; this comes from the coding sequence ATGAGTGCCCGGCACGACTGGCACACCCTGAGCGCCGCCGAAGCGGCCTCGACCCTCGACGTCACCCCTGAATTCGGACTCGCCGCCGAAGACGCCGATGCCCGGCTCGCGCGCTTCGGCCCGAACCGCCTTGCCGAGGCGCCGCCCCGCCCCGCGTGGCGCAAGTTCCTCGACCAGTTCCGCAACCTGCTGATCGTCGTCCTGCTTTTCGCCGCGGCGCTCGCCTGGGCCGTCGGCGACCTCAAGGACACGATCGTCATCGTCGTCGTCGTGCTCCTCAACGCAACCCTGGGCTTTCACCAGGAGCACCGGGCCGAACGCACGATCGCCGCCCTGAAGGGCATGCTCGCCGCGCAAGCGCGCGTTCGCCGCGGCGGACAGCCCGTCGATGTCGACGCCACAACCCTCGTGCCGGGCGACATCGTGCTCCTCGAAGCCGGCGACCGCGTGCCCGCCGACGGCCGCATCCTCGTCGCCCACGCGCTCGAAATCGACGAAGCGACGCTGACCGGCGAATCCCACCCCGTCGCGAAGATCGCCGCCCCGCTCGACGCCCCGGAGCTGCCACTCGGCGACCGCGTGAACATGCTCTACATGAACACCGTCGTGACGCGCGGCCGCGCCGAAATGCTCGTCAGCGCCACCGGCATGAGCACCGAAACCGGCCAGCTTGCCGGCATGATCGCGACCGCCCCCCAAAGCCCCACGCCGCTGCAGCGCCAGCTCGACGTCCTCGGCAAGAAGCTCGCGACGATCGCAGGCGCCGTCGTGCTGCTGATCCTCGTTCTCGATACCGCGCGCGGCCTGCCCTGGACGCAGGCGGCGTTGACAGGGGTCGCGCTCGCGGTCGCGGCGATCCCCGAAGGATTGCCGGCGGTCGTCACAGTCACGCTCGCGATCGGCATGTGGCGGATGGCGCAGAACCGCGCGATCCTGCGCAAGCTCTCCGCGGTCGAAGCCCTCGGCTCGACCACCGTGATCTGCTCGGACAAGACCGGCACGCTGACGCTGAACCAGATGACCGCCCGCGCGGGCTGGTTCGCCGGCCGGCGCTTCGAAGCCAGCGGGGAAGGCTATACGCTCGCGGGCGACATCACCGGACACGAGCGTGAGGCGTTGCGCCCGCTGCTGCTGCCGATGGCCTTGTGCACCGATTCACGCGTCCATGAAGGCCGACTCGTCGGCGATCCGACCGAAGGCGCCTTGTGGGTGCTTGCCTGCAAGGGCGGACTGGACTGCACCGGCGAGCAGGCGCACGCCCCGCGAATCGCCGAAATCCCGTTCGACTCCGCCCACAAGTTCATGGCGACCTTCCATCACGCGGGCGACAGCGTCGTGATGCTGATCAAGGGCGCACCCGATGTATTGCTGGCGCGCTCGTCCTGCTGGCTCGGCGAGGACGGCGACCGCCCGCTCGACGATGTCGCGCGGGGACGGATCCGCGATGAAAACGAAGGACTTGCCGGCGCGGCGCTCCGCGTCCTGGCGGTCGCACAACGCGCGATCCCGGCGACGGACTTCGACCCGGCCGGCGACCTCTGGCAGTGGGCCGAGAACTGGACCTTCCTCGGCCTCGCGGGCCTGATGGACCCGCCCCGCCCCGAGGCCGCCGACGCGATCCGCCGCTGCCACGAGGCCGGCATCCGCGTGAAGATGATCACCGGCGACCACCGCATCACCGCCGCGGCGATCGGACGCGAACTGGGCCTCGACGGCGAAGTGACCGACGGCGCGGCGCTCGACGCCCTGGACGACGCGGCGCTCGTGCAGCGTATCGAGGCTATCGACATCTTCGCCCGCGTCTCGCCCGCCCACAAAGTACGCATCGTCGCGGCGCTCAAGGCCCGCGGCCATGTCGTCGCGATGACCGGCGATGGCGTCAACGACGCCCCCGCCTTGAAGGCCGCCGACATCGGCATCGCGATGGGCCGCACCGGCACCGCCGTCACTCGCGAAGCGGCGACGATGGTGCTGACCGACGACAATTTCGCGACGATCGAGCGCGCCGTCGAGGAAGGCCGCGTCATCTACGACAACATCGTCAAGTTCGTGCGCTTCCAGCTATCGACCAACATCGGCGCGATCCTGACCGTGCTCGCCGCGACGCTGGCCGGCCTGCCGACACCGTTCTCCGCGATCCAGCTGCTGTGGATCAACATCATCATGGACGGCCCGCCGGCGATGACGCTCGGCCTCGAACCCGCGCGCTCCGGCATCATGCGCGTGCCGCCCCGCCCGCCGGGCGCGGCCATCCTCAGCCTGCCCCGCCTGTTCCGGCTCGCGCTCTACGGCGCGACGATGATGGCCGGTACTTTGTGGCTCTTCCACGAGGGACTCGCCTCGCACGACCACCGCTACGCGCTGACGCTCGCCTTCACGACCTTCGTGCTGTTCCAGTTCTTCAACGTCTTCAACGCTCGCAGCGAATTCGGCACGGCCTTCAACCGCCAGTTTCTCGCCAACGGACAACTGTGGCTCGTCCTCGCCGGAGTCCTCGCACTACAGGTGCTCGTCGTCAACTGGCCGCCCGCACAGCGCATCTTCGGCACGACCGCCCTGCACTGGCAGGACTGGCTCCGCGCGGCCCTCATCGCCTCGTCGGTCCTCTTCCTTGATGAGGCTCGAAAGCTCGCGCTGCGCCTCGTTTGGCGCGGCTGA
- the tgt gene encoding tRNA guanosine(34) transglycosylase Tgt, protein MQFDLITQDGAARRGRLTLAHGVVETPVFMPVGTYGTVKAMTPTALEDIGAQICLGNTFHLWLRPGLEVVAAHGGLHGFMGWDKPILTDSGGFQVFSLGALRKISEEGVKFASPIDGAKLFLTPEISMQIQHTLNSDVVMIFDECTPYPATRDEAAKSMRLSQRWAKRSRDEFDRLGNANALFGIVQGGMYEDLRDESLAALEDIGFHGYAIGGLSVGEPKEDMERILAHTAPRLPVNKPRYLMGVGTPEDIVAGVAAGIDMFDCVMPTRNARNGWLFTRFGDIKIKNATHKQDTRPLDPSCDCYTCTNFSRAYLHHLHRAGEILGSMLNTIHNLRYYQTLTAELRGAIADGSFTDYLTRFRSERATGTA, encoded by the coding sequence ATGCAATTTGACCTGATCACCCAGGACGGCGCCGCCCGCCGCGGCCGTCTCACCCTCGCCCACGGCGTCGTCGAAACCCCCGTCTTCATGCCGGTCGGCACCTACGGCACCGTCAAGGCGATGACGCCGACCGCGCTCGAGGACATCGGCGCGCAGATCTGCCTCGGCAACACCTTCCACCTGTGGCTGCGCCCGGGCCTGGAAGTCGTCGCCGCGCACGGCGGACTGCATGGCTTCATGGGCTGGGACAAGCCCATCCTCACCGACTCCGGCGGCTTCCAGGTGTTCAGCCTCGGCGCGCTCCGGAAGATCAGCGAGGAAGGGGTCAAGTTCGCCTCACCGATCGACGGCGCGAAGCTCTTCCTGACGCCCGAGATCTCGATGCAGATCCAGCACACGCTGAACTCCGACGTCGTGATGATCTTCGACGAATGTACGCCCTACCCCGCCACGCGCGACGAGGCGGCGAAGTCGATGCGCCTGTCGCAGCGCTGGGCGAAGCGCTCGCGCGACGAGTTCGACCGCCTCGGGAACGCCAACGCGCTTTTCGGCATCGTGCAGGGCGGCATGTACGAGGACCTGCGCGACGAATCGCTCGCCGCGCTCGAAGACATCGGCTTCCACGGCTACGCGATCGGAGGGCTCTCGGTCGGCGAGCCGAAGGAAGACATGGAACGCATCCTCGCCCACACCGCGCCGCGCCTGCCCGTAAACAAGCCGCGCTACCTGATGGGCGTCGGCACCCCGGAGGACATCGTCGCGGGCGTCGCCGCGGGCATCGACATGTTCGACTGCGTGATGCCGACGCGCAACGCGAGGAACGGCTGGCTCTTCACGCGTTTCGGTGACATCAAGATCAAGAACGCCACCCACAAGCAGGACACGCGTCCGCTCGACCCTTCGTGCGACTGCTACACCTGCACGAACTTCAGCCGCGCCTACCTGCATCACCTGCACCGCGCGGGCGAGATCCTCGGCAGCATGCTTAACACGATCCACAACCTGCGCTATTACCAGACGCTCACCGCTGAACTGCGCGGGGCGATCGCGGACGGCAGCTTCACCGACTACCTCACCCGCTTCCGCAGCGAACGCGCCACCGGCACCGCATGA
- the queA gene encoding tRNA preQ1(34) S-adenosylmethionine ribosyltransferase-isomerase QueA — protein sequence MPLTLDDFDYLLPPEQIAQAPLADRSASRLLVLDDGELLDRHFSDLPQYVRPGDLLVFNDTRVIHARLYGVKETGGQVEVLIERAVGSNEALAQVRASKSPRAGSRLRLADAFDVTVLGRVGEFFHLRFPAGEDLYALLERHGKLPLPPYIERSADDQDETRYQTVYAREPGSVAAPTAGLHFDQKMLVELQKMGVQGAWLTLHVGAGTFQPVRVNDLGEHRMHRERYVIPQETVDAIAATRAAGGRVIAVGTTSLRALEGAAQDGTLDAGSGETEIFILPGYRFQVADALITNFHLPKSTLLMLVSAFAGMEPIRRAYAHAVREDYRFFSYGDAMFITRRHDAI from the coding sequence ATGCCTCTTACATTAGACGATTTCGATTATTTGCTGCCTCCCGAGCAGATCGCACAAGCGCCGCTGGCCGATCGCAGCGCGAGCCGCCTGCTGGTGCTCGACGACGGCGAACTGCTCGATCGCCACTTCTCAGACCTCCCCCAATACGTCCGCCCGGGCGACCTGCTCGTCTTCAATGACACGCGCGTGATCCACGCCCGCCTGTATGGCGTCAAGGAAACCGGGGGCCAGGTCGAGGTCCTGATCGAACGGGCCGTCGGGTCGAACGAAGCGCTCGCCCAGGTGCGCGCCAGCAAGTCCCCGCGTGCGGGCAGTCGCCTGCGCCTCGCGGACGCCTTCGACGTGACCGTACTCGGGCGCGTCGGCGAATTCTTCCACCTGCGCTTTCCGGCGGGGGAAGATCTGTACGCGCTGCTGGAGCGCCACGGCAAGCTCCCGCTCCCGCCCTACATTGAACGCAGCGCCGACGACCAAGACGAAACCCGCTACCAAACCGTCTATGCGCGCGAACCGGGCTCGGTCGCAGCCCCGACCGCCGGCCTGCATTTCGACCAGAAGATGCTCGTCGAACTGCAGAAGATGGGCGTGCAAGGCGCCTGGCTCACGCTGCACGTCGGCGCCGGCACCTTCCAGCCGGTGCGCGTCAACGATCTCGGCGAACACCGCATGCACCGCGAACGCTACGTGATCCCGCAGGAGACGGTCGACGCGATCGCCGCGACCCGTGCCGCCGGCGGCCGCGTGATCGCCGTCGGCACGACCAGCCTGCGCGCGCTCGAAGGCGCGGCCCAGGACGGCACGCTCGATGCCGGCAGCGGCGAGACCGAGATCTTCATCCTGCCCGGCTACCGCTTCCAGGTCGCCGACGCGCTGATCACCAACTTCCATCTGCCGAAATCGACCCTGCTGATGCTCGTGTCGGCCTTCGCCGGAATGGAGCCCATTCGTCGCGCCTATGCCCACGCAGTGCGCGAGGACTACCGATTCTTCAGCTATGGTGATGCGATGTTCATCACCCGCCGCCACGATGCAATTTGA
- a CDS encoding Bax inhibitor-1/YccA family protein: protein MENRIATMPRVETSVLATNRVIRNTYMLLAATLAFSALTAGLSIAFGLPHPGLIITMVGYFGLLFLTTKFRNSGLGVAFVFALTGFMGLTLGPIVSKYLSMPHGDQIVMQAMGGTAAIFLGLSAYALTTRKDFSFMGGFLFVGVLVAFLAGLGAIFFQMPGLSLAVSAMFVLLMSGMILFETSNIIHGGETNYVMATVSLYVSIYNLFTSLLQLLGVLNDD from the coding sequence ATGGAAAACCGTATCGCAACAATGCCCCGCGTCGAGACTTCGGTCCTGGCGACGAACCGGGTCATCCGTAACACCTACATGCTGCTGGCGGCGACGCTGGCGTTTTCGGCGCTGACCGCCGGATTGTCGATTGCTTTCGGGCTGCCGCATCCGGGCCTGATCATCACGATGGTCGGTTACTTCGGCCTGTTGTTCCTGACGACGAAGTTCCGCAACAGCGGGCTCGGCGTGGCGTTCGTGTTCGCGCTGACCGGCTTCATGGGTCTGACGCTGGGGCCGATCGTATCGAAGTATCTGTCGATGCCGCACGGCGATCAGATCGTGATGCAGGCGATGGGCGGTACGGCAGCGATCTTCCTCGGCCTGTCCGCGTACGCGCTGACGACGCGCAAGGACTTCTCCTTCATGGGCGGCTTCCTGTTCGTCGGTGTGCTCGTCGCGTTCCTCGCGGGGCTCGGCGCGATCTTCTTCCAGATGCCGGGCCTGTCGCTCGCGGTGTCGGCGATGTTCGTGCTGCTGATGTCCGGGATGATCCTGTTCGAGACCAGCAACATCATCCATGGCGGCGAAACCAATTACGTGATGGCGACGGTGTCGCTGTACGTGTCGATCTACAACCTCTTCACCAGCCTGCTGCAATTGCTGGGCGTGTTGAACGACGACTGA